From a single Nicotiana tomentosiformis chromosome 2, ASM39032v3, whole genome shotgun sequence genomic region:
- the LOC104091280 gene encoding protein PAL OF QUIRKY, which yields MDPPPPAPPSTTTDSLLDLPPLPTSTAKVRLLCSYGGHIVQRPHDKSLCYAGGDNRVVSVDRRTTAASLSALTAHLSRSLYGNRPFYLKYQLPNEELDSLISVTTDEDLQNMLEEHDRITCASVTSSRIRLFLFPVKPESLGSALLDSKADSWFSDALNNTRIARRGQSTDSGFVNELIGFENMGGSNSAEGQSENMSAKQGLEFGGGSVPESLVLETSSSFGSTSSSISMSNLPAIGVQSEDGGANLQDKRVRVPSSASLESDNGVGSTGFQPKVGIHQEQLVQVVSTMASHSLIEVEGSMANPSLIQTPNMVQVSGYQLPQTLDGKQPQQGMQYVHGGACYVPHYPSGPLPVSSCYPFYQLPMQQPQQSPYPLNQQYPIYLVPVQPMQSQSMPVQPNINHTAVIAPSRPPLHRQSVMTPPSIVYKEVMTAQSGSKVYTTAPAATPPISAPSQTQQHYTAPSEPQLSSQPILTASVPAANDANEIEDDLAYSQIYKSQPPPPAFISQCQTITKGATVLLSESSMQLHSNNVMNQAPSHPQ from the exons ATGGACCCACCTCCGCCGGCTCCGCCGTCTACCACCACGGATTCCCTCTTGGACCTGCCACCTCTTCCCACTTCCACCGCCAAGGTCCGCCTTTTATGCAGCTACGGTGGACATATAGTTCAACGTCCCCACGATAAATCCCTCTGCTACGCCGGCGGTGACAACCGTGTCGTCTCTGTTGACCGTCGTACCACCGCCGCGTCCCTATCCGCCCTTACTGCCCATCTTTCCCGTTCCCTTTACGGCAACCGTCCGTTTTATCTCAAATACCAGCTCCCTAACGAGGAACTTGACTCTCTTATCTCTGTCACAACCGATGAGGACTTACAGAACATGCTTGAAGAACACGATAGGATCACCTGTGCCTCTGTTACATCTTCCCGTATCAGATTATTTCTCTTTCCTGTAAAGCCTGAATCCTTAGGCTCGGCTTTACTTGATTCCAAAGCGGATTCTTGGTTTTCCGATGCTTTGAATAATACCCGGATTGCTAGAAGGGGCCAATCGACTGATTCGGGTTTTGTGAATGAGCTTATCGGGTTTGAAAATATGGGTGGGTCTAATTCTGCAGAGGGTCAGAGTGAAAATATGAGTGCCAAGCAAGGATTGGAGTTTGGGGGTGGTTCAGTGCCCGAGTCTTTGGTTTTGGAGACTAGCTCATCTTTTGGTTCGACCAGTTCTTCCATTTCAATGTCTAATTTGCCTGCTATTGGAGTTCAATCAGAGGATGGTGGTGCCAATTTGCAGGACAAAAGGGTTAGAGTGCCCTCATCAGCTTCATTAGAGAG TGATAACGGTGTTGGAAGTACTGGTTTTCAACCTAAAGTTGGAATTCATCAAGAGCAACTCGTTCAAGTGGTGTCCACTATGGCCTCACACAGTCTTATTGAAGTAGAAGGCTCCATGGCAAATCCCTCTCTCATTCAGACGCCAAACATGGTTCAGGTTTCTGGATATCAGCTACCTCAGACATTGGATGGTAAGCAGCCCCAACAAGGCATGCAATATGTTCATGGTGGTGCCTGTTATGTACCTCACTATCCTAGTGGTCCATTGCCAGTATCATCCTGTTATCCGTTTTATCAGCTTCCCATGCAGCAGCCGCAACAAAGTCCTTATCCATTGAATCAACAATACCCAATATACTTAGTTCCTGTGCAGCCAATGCAATCCCAGAGTATGCCGGTGCAGCCAAACATTAATCATACAGCAGTGATTGCCCCCAGTCGGCCCCCCTTGCATCGGCAAAGTGTCATGACCCCTCCATCAATAGTTTATAAGGAGGTTATGACGGCTCAATCGGGTTCTAAAGTTTATACGACAGCCCCAGCAGCAACACCACCCATTAGTGCACCTTCTCAGACTCAGCAACACTATACTGCCCCTTCTGAGCCACAGCTTAGTTCCCAACCTATCTTAACTGCATCAGTTCCTGCTGCAAATGATGCAAATGAGATTGAGGATGATCTTGCATACAGTCAGATATATAAATCTCAGCCTCCTCCACCTGCGTTCATTTCCCAGTGTCAAACCATTACAAAGGGGGCAACAGTATTACTTTCAGAGTCTTCAATGCAGCTGCACAGTAACAATGTGATGAACCAGGCACCATCACATCCTCAGTGA